ATTTTTTTGCCAAGCCTTTCGATCTGATAGATATTCAGTATTCTATTGAACGAACTCAGAAATATATGGCTCTGCAGAAGCAAATTTACGAGATCAGAAATACATATGAAAAACTTCTCACTTCGCAGGATGCGGAAAAACGTTATCAGATGATCGGGTGTAGCGATAGCATGAAGCAGATCATTAATTTGATGAAAAAAGTTGCAGAAACCGATTGCACAGATGTGCTTATCACCGGTGAGAGCGGAACAGGAAAGGAACTGGTTGCCCGTGGAATACACAATCTAAGCTCACGAAAAGATTATGTATTCTTTGATGTAAATTGCACGGCAATACCCGAAAATCTGTTTGAAAGTGAATTTTTCGGACACACCAAACATGCTTTTACAGGTGCAGATTCAGCCAAGAAAGGATGGTTTGAAATTGCCCAAAACGGCACGCTGTTCCTGGATGAAATTGGTGATATGCCGCTGTCGATGCAGGCAAAATTATTACGAGTTCTGGAAGAACGAAAAATACGTCGTGTCGGTTCTTCGGAAAACATTCCCATTGATGTACGGGTAATTGTTTCTACCAATAAGAACCTTGAAAAGTTGATTTCAAAGAACCTTTTCCGAAAAGATCTCTATTATCGTTTGCACAAATTTCATATTCATATTCCACCTTTGAAAGATAGAACTGATGATATACTGCCGCTTGTAGAATATTATGTTAACGAATTTTGTACTGCAATGAAGAAAAAGGCATGCGGGTTTTCAAATCAATCTATCCAAATTCTAAAGGAATATGATTTTCCAGGTAATGTGAGAGAACTCAAGAACATGATTGAAAGAGCGGTGATCATGTCCAAAGATACCGATAAATATCTAAAGTTTGATACAAGAAAAGATTTTCATAAACCGGAAACCTCGCGAGATCTGCTTTCTCAACTTCCTGATCTTAAATTGGAAAATCTTAAAGAAATAGAAAAAGATATGATCTGCAAAGCAATGAGAAAAGCCGAGAACAATAAAACAAAAGCAGCAGAATTATTGGGAATTACACGCACCAGCCTTAATCGGAAAATAAAAAAATATAATTTGGATTATTAATATCTAATAGCCCAGCCATTCATGGCTGGGGTAAAAAAAGAGAAATGACCTGAGATCTGCTGCTTTTTCTTGTTCAAGAAAAAGCAGCAGAAGATTTATTCGTATCAATCCTACTACCCAGCCATGAATGGCTGGGCTATTTATTTCTCGTCACTTCAGTCGGACTGAGGGGTTAATAAAAAGTAATAACCCATCTGTTCTGCGGGTGAAATTCAAAGCAGAAAAGCAGAACATCTTCCCTTGTCAGGGAAGAAAAACGGAAGTAAAAGTTGAATTTTCCATATTCGCTCCCATGCCTGCACCGCCGGAGCTTGGTGAAGGCGTGTCAAGGAGAGCTGTCCGACTTCAGGAGGACTGAGGGGTTAATAAAAAGTAATAACCCATCTGTTCTGCGGGTGGAATCCAAAGCAGAAAAGCAGAACATCTTCCCTTGTCAGGGAAGAAAAACGGAAATAGAAATGAATGTTTTCCTTATTCGCTCCCATGTGAAGGGGAGCTGTCCGACTTCAGGAGGACTGAGGGGTTAAAATCCATTCACCCCGGATCGACCGCTTCCGCCCGCCTGAGCCGAACGATTCCGTTCACCTGTCTTAACTATCTGATTATAAAAGAATAAACTTCCCTTGATTCCGGATTACCAGCCAAAACTACCGACTGATTTCGTTCAGTCAGGATTTTGATGAAATTCTCTAATCATCTGTTATTCAACACTTTAACACAGTTAACCATTCTGGCATGTAAATTGCCATTATAATACAATATTAAGGTGGTGAATTTATGCAGAATGTAGCGATCTATCAAGGCGATCAGTCAGCCCGGAAAGAGCTGTGTGAGTTTTTCAACAACAAAGGTTATTCTCCCTTTTTTGCCGAAACGCAGTCCGACCTGCTCTCTCTTCTGGATAGTGAAGGATTATCGAAAGCTTTCATGTACGTACGCAATCTTTCCGATCTCCGCTTTCTGCAGCTTATTCGCTCATCCTTTGCCGAGGTGGAGATCAATCTCATCATTCCGCCGCATTTGCAGGAGATCATCGAACTTCTGCAAAACAGCGATTTCAAGATTTTAAATGAAGTAACGCAAATAGTTTAAAAAGAATTATATCCTTTGAAGGAGGAAAAAATGAGGATTAAAGGTTTGTTTTTATTGTTTTTATTAGGATGTTATATGTTGGGTTTTGCAGCCATTCCGGCTCCGGATAACAACTGTCTTAGTTTTGACGGAGAAAATGATTATGTGGTTCTGGCCAATGAATCTGCTTATGATGTAACATCTCGTTTTACAGTCGAATTCTGGATCAAGGTTAATGAATGGGATCGAGCCTGGCAGGCGATCATCACCAAAGGAGATGATACCTGGAGAGTTCAACGCGATTTTGAAACAAACTATATCCGCTTAGATGTCGGCGATAAGTTTGTCTCTTCAACCACCGAATTTAACGATGGAGAATGGCATCACGTAGTCTGTGAAAAATATGATAATCAACTGAGAATCTATGTGGATGGAGTAGTTGAAGATATTGAGTGGTATGCTCCGCTATGTCCCACGAACAACCAACCGGTAATTATCGGTGAAAATTCAGGTGCATCAGGTCGATTTTTCAATGGCCAGATAGATGATATCCGCATCTGGAATAGGGCCAGGTACCATAATACATCTTCTCTTCCTCCAGATTTATGGAATCATCCGCCGGATTTAAGCAATGGAGATTTAATTTCTTATTTTTCCATGGATGATGATTCCGATCCCAATCTGCTGGTGGACGACAAAGGAACCGGAAACGGCACAATTTATGGAGCACAGTATGTTTCTTCGCCAACTCCGGTAGGACTAAACTTGTATGCCGGAGAGTATTTTGATCCACTTGTCTTCGAATATGATCTTGTGAAGATATATGGTGATGTTGGTATCAGAGATTCCTTATTCATCGAGCCAGGGGTAACAGTTGAATTTCTAGGTCATTACAGCATCACAGTTCATAATCAAGCTTATTTTACGGCAGAAGGCACGGAATCAGAGCCAATTACTTTTACTGTTGCCGATACAACAAATTTCTCGGTAATGAATGATGAAACCGATACTGCCGGCAGCTGGAAAAATATAAAATTTTATAACGCTCTGGAATTAGGAACTATTAATCATTGTATATTTGAATATTCTAAACAAACTGCCGTAGTTATAAATTACAATGCTAATTTGCAAATCTCAAATAGCTTATTTAGGAATAATTATTCACTGGGAAAAGCTGGAGCTATCTATGTATACGACAATGGGTATAATGATCTGATCACAACTATTGATAATTGTGTGTTCGAGAATAACAGGGCTTATGGATTCAATTCTGATGATGCAAATGGCGGTGCTATTTATCTTTCTGCGACTGATGTTCTGATCAAAAATTGCCTGTTTGATGGAAACCAATCCGTAAATACAGGGGGAGCAATTGCCCTGGATAGTTCTTTGAGCGGAAATGTAACTTCATTCTACAATAATATTCTTATCAATAATTCGTCTGAAAACGGTGGTGCTTTATGGATAAAAGATTATGACCATAACACTTTCAACAATAATATCTTCAAGGATAATTCAGCTACCAACGGCGGGGGCATTTATTTCGACGGAACTGCCAATCTGGCACTTTATAATAATATCATTATGGGAAATACAGCAAATTCCGGAAATCAGATCTATATCAACTCCTTCGATTCCAATCCTTCTTTTGAATACTCCATCATCGAAGGCGGTTTTGCCGATTTTGCCGGAGCGGGAGTGTCTTCCTACAGCGGAACTTATGATCATTGCTACGATCGCGATCCGCTCTTTGTGGGCAGCGGCGATCATCCTTATGATATTTCTGATGTTTCTCCCTGTATCAATGGCGGAAAACCCGGTACCACAGCCGGAGACTATGATTTTCTCGGTAATGACAGGATTTTCACTGCCACAGCCAGCAACAACGGTGATATAGATACTATCCTTAATTCTATCGATATCGGTCCTTATGAAAAGCAGCAGGATTCCGGTATCATTTCCAATGATTTCACTGTAAGCTCCTATTTGAACCTGCATCATGATCTCACCATTCCCGATGGGACAACTTTTACAATAAATGCAAGTGTTAATATGGAACCCGATGTATGTATCAATATTTATGGCAGTCTGATTGCTCTAGGTACTTTCGATTATCCCAGAACTATCGATCGACTCAATATTGATAACACTACCGATGAAGCGGTGTTAAATTTTTTCGGTCCATCCACGGAGGATAATTTCTCACAATTAGATTTTTGTAGGATAACACAACCGGGAACTACCAGCAATGTTCAATATGGTGGTGCGATCTATGTGGAAGGTTATGATGATCTGCTGATTCGAAATTCCCAGTTTAAATATGGCAGAGCTGAACACGGCGGAGCGCTGGCTTTTGTGAATTCCTCTGCCGAGATGAATAGCTGTGTGCTCATCTCGAACCAGTCGACCACTTCCGGCGGAGCTATCCACTGCTCGAATGCTTCACCCATTCTGGCAAACCTGACGATATATGATAACACTTCCGACGGAACTTATGGAGCTATCGCTGCCGATGCCCAATCCGATCCGGAAATCTCCAGCTGCATTATCTGGAATAACGGAGACTCTCCTGTGTCTACCAATTTGAATGTAAAGTTCTCTGATGTGGAGGGCGGTTATGACGGCGTGCAGAATATCGATGCCGATCCGAATTTTGTGAGAACTCAAGTTAATAATGTCGATTTGAGACTTAAATCCATTTCACCCTGTTTAAACGCTGGTATGGTCGATACTTCTTCATTGAATATGCCGAATCTTGATTTCTATGGAAATCCCCGCATTCACCAGCACACCAACAGCTACTACACTCGTGTGGATATGGGGGGGTATGAATATCCCGGCTTGAGTAGTCCCTACAATCTGGAAGCTTCGGATGGCAATAATAACTATCCGGGTTACGTTAATCTCTCTTGGGAATTCAATGACGGCTATAATCCATTGAACGGGTTTCAGATCTACCGCAATAATAATCTCGTCGGCACGGTTTATCCTCAAATATATTCCTATTCCGATTATGAAGCCACACCGGGTGTTATGTATGAATACAGCGTCGTTGCCTATG
The sequence above is drawn from the Candidatus Cloacimonadota bacterium genome and encodes:
- a CDS encoding sigma-54 dependent transcriptional regulator, which gives rise to MKKLAILVVDDEKGYRDEISEYLSDGNFEVYKAAKPSEALKIINTVNIDIAIIDLKLPEMNGISLLKKMHQFDPEIAIIMISGHGDMASVIQAMREGALDFFAKPFDLIDIQYSIERTQKYMALQKQIYEIRNTYEKLLTSQDAEKRYQMIGCSDSMKQIINLMKKVAETDCTDVLITGESGTGKELVARGIHNLSSRKDYVFFDVNCTAIPENLFESEFFGHTKHAFTGADSAKKGWFEIAQNGTLFLDEIGDMPLSMQAKLLRVLEERKIRRVGSSENIPIDVRVIVSTNKNLEKLISKNLFRKDLYYRLHKFHIHIPPLKDRTDDILPLVEYYVNEFCTAMKKKACGFSNQSIQILKEYDFPGNVRELKNMIERAVIMSKDTDKYLKFDTRKDFHKPETSRDLLSQLPDLKLENLKEIEKDMICKAMRKAENNKTKAAELLGITRTSLNRKIKKYNLDY
- a CDS encoding right-handed parallel beta-helix repeat-containing protein — translated: MRIKGLFLLFLLGCYMLGFAAIPAPDNNCLSFDGENDYVVLANESAYDVTSRFTVEFWIKVNEWDRAWQAIITKGDDTWRVQRDFETNYIRLDVGDKFVSSTTEFNDGEWHHVVCEKYDNQLRIYVDGVVEDIEWYAPLCPTNNQPVIIGENSGASGRFFNGQIDDIRIWNRARYHNTSSLPPDLWNHPPDLSNGDLISYFSMDDDSDPNLLVDDKGTGNGTIYGAQYVSSPTPVGLNLYAGEYFDPLVFEYDLVKIYGDVGIRDSLFIEPGVTVEFLGHYSITVHNQAYFTAEGTESEPITFTVADTTNFSVMNDETDTAGSWKNIKFYNALELGTINHCIFEYSKQTAVVINYNANLQISNSLFRNNYSLGKAGAIYVYDNGYNDLITTIDNCVFENNRAYGFNSDDANGGAIYLSATDVLIKNCLFDGNQSVNTGGAIALDSSLSGNVTSFYNNILINNSSENGGALWIKDYDHNTFNNNIFKDNSATNGGGIYFDGTANLALYNNIIMGNTANSGNQIYINSFDSNPSFEYSIIEGGFADFAGAGVSSYSGTYDHCYDRDPLFVGSGDHPYDISDVSPCINGGKPGTTAGDYDFLGNDRIFTATASNNGDIDTILNSIDIGPYEKQQDSGIISNDFTVSSYLNLHHDLTIPDGTTFTINASVNMEPDVCINIYGSLIALGTFDYPRTIDRLNIDNTTDEAVLNFFGPSTEDNFSQLDFCRITQPGTTSNVQYGGAIYVEGYDDLLIRNSQFKYGRAEHGGALAFVNSSAEMNSCVLISNQSTTSGGAIHCSNASPILANLTIYDNTSDGTYGAIAADAQSDPEISSCIIWNNGDSPVSTNLNVKFSDVEGGYDGVQNIDADPNFVRTQVNNVDLRLKSISPCLNAGMVDTSSLNMPNLDFYGNPRIHQHTNSYYTRVDMGGYEYPGLSSPYNLEASDGNNNYPGYVNLSWEFNDGYNPLNGFQIYRNNNLVGTVYPQIYSYSDYEATPGVMYEYSVVAYAGTEISEPSTDSGYLKPNGIITGTITTPNNNPVADITVSLEPSSGYCLEFDEGIFGSEVGNIDFYDTTLEFWIKTQQTDTDLFDFISVTLPDSVETIEASLQIDAAGNLIYTDDAISIQQDVDSLVVNDNQWHHIAVVTDLAQSNTKMYIDGVQVADDNSAIDISGSLIFICGNVDFFSGVLDDIRLWNTVRTEEQINAAKNLVIPWNSEGLVGYWGMNEGSGDICFDATNYGNNGNMYGTSWSADEPGIVLGGITNNWGEYSITQIPFGSYTTFTVTPSKPGHFFQPEQRLITLSSSNISANDVDFTDDSLLPISGRVMFQNTMEPVQEAYILLNGANSIPPTITDDEGYYVMEVEHGTECLLSVDYHGHEFNRVWDLGAVTFPQANKHFENVTRTCCLVEVLGGEEGFPIGAFDILLQSMSGNFADTLLAGSFSGQWTAGRVIVDNIPPLNYNVTVTPNSAVYPGDPFDLLLDQQFTDLRTQSSDLRYPDLDNPNAIKDTL